The segment GCGACATCTATGCTATCGGCGAGTGCGCGTTGTGGCAGGGACAAATTTTTGGTCTGGTGGCGCCAGGCTACCAGATGGCGCGCGTACTGGCGGGGCAGTTAGCGCAAGAGACAACCGCATTTAACGGTGCCGACATGAGCACCAAACTCAAGTTGCTCGGTGTTGAGGTGGCGTCATTTGGTGATGCACATGGACGTACACCGGGCAGCCAGAGTTATCAGTGGACGGATAACCCGAAAGGCATCTACAAAAAGTTGGTGATTTCCGACGACGGTAAAACCCTGCTTGGCGGTGTGCTGGTGGGCGACAGCAGCGACTATGCCAGCCTGTTGCAGATGATGCTGAACAAAATGGCGCTGCCGGAAGCAGCGGAAAGTCTGATTCTACCGCAGCTGGCAGGCGCACCCGGCAAAGCATTGGGAGTGGCGGCGCTACCGGACAGCGCGCAGATCTGTTCCTGCCACAATGTCAGCAAAGGGGATATTTGCGCTGCAGTGCAAAGTGGTTGTGGTGATATGGCTGCGCTGAAAAGCTGCACCAAAGCCGCGACCGGCTGCGGTGGCTGTAGCGCGCTGGTGAAGCAGGTGATGGAGCATCAACTTGCCAGCCAGGGTGTCGAGGTGAAGAAGGATATTTGTGAACATTTTGCCTGGTCACGGCAGGAGCTGTATCACCTGATTCGGGTGGGTGATATCACCACATTCGACCAACTGCTGGCACAGCATGGTCGTGGTCACGGTTGCGAAATTTGCAAGCCGCTGGTCGGATCGCTGTTAGCCTCCTGCTGGAATGATTACCTGCTGAAACCGGCGCATCTGCCGTTGCAGGATACCAACGATCGCTACTTTGCCAATATCCAGAAGGACGGAACCTATTCAGTGGTGCCGCGGGTGCCCGGTGGCGAGATTACGCCCGAGGGCTTGATGGCGATTGGCGCGGTGGCGGCGCAGTACCGTCTCTACACCAAAATCACCGGCGGTCAGCGCATCGATCTGTTTGGTGCGCGTCTTGATCAGCTTCCGGCGATTTGGGAAGCGCTGATCGCTGCCGGATTTGAAACCGGCCATGCCTATGGCAAATCACTGCGCACGGTGAAATCCTGCGTGGGATCGACCTGGTGCCGCTATGGCGTACAGGATTCTACTGCGTTTGCCATCGCCCTCGAGCATCGCTACAAAGGGCTGCGCGCACCGCACAAAATCAAAATGGCCGTCTCCGGCTGCACCCGTGAATGTGCGGAAGCGCAAAGCAAAGACATTGGGGTGATCGCCACCGATAAGGGCTGGAATCTGTACGTTTGCGGCAACGGGGGAATGAAACCCCGCCATGCCGACCTGTTTGCCAGCGATTTGGATGATGCCACGCTGATCCGCTACGTTGACCGCATTCTGATGTTCTATGTACGCACCGCTGACAGGCTGCAACGCACCAGCGTGTGGATGGACAACATGGAGGGGGGCTTGGCTTATCTGCGTCAGGTGGTGATTGACGACTCGCTCGGCCTGGGTGCCACGCTGGAACAGGAAATGCAGTGGGTGGTCGATCGTTATCAGTGCGAATGGCAGACCACGCTGGAGAACCCCTCGCGTCGGGCGCTGTTCACCGCCACCATCAACAGCGACCAGCCGGACGAAACCCTGCATTACGCCGAGGTGCGGGGGCAGCGCCAGCCGCTGGAGACGCTGACTATCCCGAGTGTAACCCTGCCTGCGGAGCCGTGGAGCGCCATTTGTGAGCAAAGCGCCATTCCTGCCTCAGCGGGGATGGGTGCCCGGCTTGGCAATCAGCGCGTGGCCCTGTTCCGCTTCGGCGACACCGTTTATGCCCTGGAAGATATTGAACCCGGCACTCAGGCCAGCGTGTTGTCGCGTGGCATCCTGGGCGATGTAGCCGGTGAGCCGGTGGTGATTTCCCCCTTGTATAAACAACGCATCCGGTTGCGGGACGGCCAGAGCCTGGATAATCCGCAGCATCAGTTGCGTTGCTGGCCGGTGCGTCTGGAAGGCGGTCAGGTGTGGTTGGGTAATCAGCCGCTGTTGGCGCTGGCGGCGGCATCATGAAAACGACCTGTCCCTACTGTGGCGTGGGCTGTGGCGTTGAGATCGACGCAGCGGATAGGTCAGTGAGTGGCGACCGTCAGCATCCGGCCAATTTTGGCCGCCTGTGTGTCAAAGGTTCGGCGTTGGGTGAAACCCTCGGACAGGAAGGGCGTTTGTTGTGGCCGCAGGTGCGGGGGCAGCGGGTGAGTATCGATCGCGCGTTGGATGTGGTTGCCAGCGAATTGCAGACGATCATCGCGCAGCACGGGCCGCAGGCGGTGGCGTTTTATGCCTCCGGGCAGTTGCTGACCGAGGATTACTACGTTGCCAACAAGCTGATGAAAGGCTTTATCGGTGCCGCCAATATCGATACCAATTCGCGGCTGTGTATGGCGTCGGCGGTGGTGGGCTATAAACGGGCGTTCGGTGCTGATGCGGTGCCCTGTTGTTATGAAGATCTTGAGCAGGCCGATGTGGTGGTTCTGGTGGGTTCGAATGCCGCCTGGGCGCATCCGGTGGCGTGGCAGCGTCTGGTACAGGCGAAACAGCAGCGTCCTGAGATGAAGCTGGTGGTGATCGACCCACGTCGTACCGCCAGTTGCGAGCTGGCTGACGTGCATCTGGCGCTCCGCCCCGGCAGCGACGGCGCGCTGTTTGCCGGATTGCTTAACTGGCTGGCGATTCAGGGCGGGATCGATCAGACAATGTTGCCGCATCTTGCCAACGTGGATAGCACGCTGGCGGCCTGTGCTGACTGGGATCTTGCGGCGGTGGCCCATACCTGCCAGTTAGCAGACGCTGACATTCTCGCCTTCTGGCAGCTGTTCACCACCCAACCCCGGGTACTGACCTTATGGTGTATGGGGATCAACCAATCGCAAACCGGTAGCGACAACAACAACGCTATCCTCAATGTTCATCTGCTGAGCGGTAAAATTGGCCGACCTGGCTGCGGGCCGTTTTCGTTGACCGGTCAACCCAATGCGATGGGCGGGCGTGAAGTGGGCGGTTTAGCTAACCAGTTAGCGGCGCATATGGGGTTTAGTCCGCAAGAGGTTGATCGGCTTGGGCGTTTTTGGCATAGCGATCGTGTAGCGCATCAGCCGGGTTTGATGGCGGTCGATCTGTTCCGGGCGATTGAACGTGGCGAGGTAAAAGCGGTATGGATCATGGGTACCAATCCGGCGGTGTCGATGCCGGAGGGCAACCGCGTCGCCGAGGCGCTGCGGCGCTGTCCGTTGGTGATCGTCTCGGAGGTCAGTGCCGTGACCGACACCAGCGCCTTTGCCGATGTGCTGTTGCCTGCCCAGGCCTGGGGCGAAAAAAACGGTACCGTGACCAATTCAGAACGACGTATCTCGCGCCAGCGCGGTTTTGTCGCCCCTGTCGGGGAGGCGAAACCGGACTGGTGGTTATTGGCACAGGTGGCGCAGCGATTGGGTTATGGCGCAGCCTTTGACTGGCAGCATCCCCATGAAGTCTTTGTCGAACATGCGGCGTTATCAGGTTTTGAAAACGCCGGTAGCCGTGCGTTTGATATCAGCGCGCTGGCGACCTTAAGCCGTGAGCAGTATGACCAACTTACGCCGGTACAATGGCCGGTAAATGCCGCCGCACCGCATGGCTCGTCGCGCTTGTTCGCCACGCGCCACTTTTATCATCCGGATGGTAAAGCCCGCTTGTTGCCAGTGGGCATCCCAATCCTCAGTTCACCCACCCGCCACTATCCCCTCCTGATGAATACCGGGCGTATCCGCGATCAATGGCACACCATGACACGCACCGGTAACGTCACACGCTTGATGCAGCATTATGACGAACCTTTTGTGTTGCTCCATCCGCATGATGCCGCCGCTCACGGGCTGGGGCAGGGTGATCTGACACGGGTGCAATCCACATTAGGCTGGTGGTGTGGCCGGGTGATGATCGATCACGGCCTGACACGCGGCCAACTGTTTATCCCGATGCACTGGACGCGTCAATTCAGTGCCCAGGCCAATGTCGATGGCCTGGTGGCGGCGCGCAGTTGTCCGGTCTCCGGGCAACCGGCGCTGAAGCAAACCGCGGTGCGCCTGCAACCGCTGCGCCCGCAGTGGCAGGGGTGGCTGTGGCAGCGTGCGCGATGCGATCCGCAGCAACTGGATTATTGGTCGCGCGTGCCGCAGTCCGGTGTGCAACGTTACGTATTGGCTGGTCAGGGGGATCCGGCGGCATGGCTGCATCAGCAGCCCGGCATGGATGAGCTGGAATGGCAGCAGGCGCACGCCGGTCAGCAGCGACATATGCTGGGCTGGCGCGATGGGGTACTGGAACGGGCGTTCTATGCTGCGCCCTGGCTACCTGAAATCGACCACGCTTTTGTGGCACAGGCATTCAGCCTCCCGCCAGGCTCGGCGCAACAGCGCCATGCGCTGCTGGGTGGACGACCGGAACAGGGGGAGAGTCAGGGTCGTACCCTGTGCAGCTGCTTCGGGGTGGGCGAACTGGCGATCCGCCGCGCCATTGATCAAGGCTGCCAGACAGCCGCCGCCCTCGGGGCGGCGCTGAAATGTGGCACCAACTGTGGCTCCTGTATCCCGGAGCTGAAACAACTTATCGCGGCGCACACCGTGGCGCAGTAATGGAGGTCCGCATGACACAGGCAATTGAGACGCTGGATAAACTGTTCAACCCACAGGGCGCGACCGGCCAGGATGGGGTGGTGTGGCTGGTGGGGGCAGGACCGGGCGATGTCGAGTTGCTGACGTTGAAAGCGCTACGGTTGATTAAAGTGGCCGATGTGGTGGTGTATGACCGACTGGTGAGTGATGAGGTGATGGCAGAGGTGCCGGCGGGAACGCTGGCGATCGACGTCGGCAAAAAGCCGGGGAGTCATGGATTAAAGCAGGGACAGATTAACCAGTTGTTGGTGGATCTGGCGCGCAGTGGACGCAACGTGGTGCGGCTCAAAGGGGGCGATCCCTTTATTTTTGGCCGGGGTGGCGAAGAGATGGCATTTTTGCAGCAGGCGGGGATTGCTTGTCAGGTGATACCCGGCATTACGGCCGCGGCGGGTTGCGCGGCTGCCAGTGGCATTCCGCTCACCCATCGTGATTGCGCGCAATCCTTGCGTCTGATCACCGGTCACGGCAAATCCGGCGAGCCATGCCTGGAGGATAAAAGTCTGGCAGCGGCTAACCAGACGCTGGTGTTCTACATGGGGCTGAAGTGGAGCAGTAGCATCAGCAGCCAGTTAATGGCGCAGGGGCGTGATGCGGCCACACCGGTCGCCATCATTGAAAACGGCACCAGAGCTGACCAGCGGGTGCTGATCACGACGCTGACTCAACTAAGCGAGACGGTGGCACGCGAACAGCCTCAGTCACCGGCGTTATTGCTGGTGGGCGAGGTGGTGCGGTTTTATCAAGAAGCCAGCATCCGGGCGACTGAAACTCACATAAGCCCGTAGCGGCGCGATTTATCGCGCGTTTCTTCCGTGCTGAAAATGCGCGATAAATCGCGCCGCTACGGGACCCGTGCTGGTGACAATTTCCCTTATGGCTAAATAAACTGACGTTTTCTCCCCTTAATCCACGCTTTAGCTTCGTCGCCTTTTGGCATTCTATGCTCAGAATTCCTGCCAGCAGAGGTATGCCGTGGCTGACGAGAGTAGCGACGAGGACAAAACAGAATCGCCCACAGCGCACCGACTTGAAAAAGCACGGCAGGATGGGCAGATTCCGCGTTCGCGCGAGCTGACATCGTTATTGATGATGTTGTCCGGCATCATGATTCTGTGGCTGGGCGGCACCAGCATCGCGCGTCGTCTGGCTTCGATGGTGGCGACCGGTTTTCGTTTTGATCATGGCATGGTGACCGATGACAAGGTGATCGTGGCGCATATCAGCAGTCTGATTGGTCAGGCGGTACTGGCCGTGCTGCCGCTGATGGCCGGACTGGTGCTGGTGGCGATCGCGGCCCCCATGCTGCTGGGCGGCATTGTGATCAGCGGCAAATCCCTTAGTCCGGATTTCACCAAACTCAACCCGTTAAGCGGCCTGAAGCGTATGGTTTCCGGGCAGACCTGGGCGGAGTTGTTGAAGGCGATCCTGAAAGCGGTGTTAGTGGGTACGGTCGCAGGTTGGTACATCTGGTCGCACTGGCCGGAGATGCTGCGTTTAATCAGCGAATCCCCGATGAATGCGCTGGAACATGGCATGAACATGATTGCCATCTGTTGTGCGCTGGTGATGCTTGGCTTGATCCCGATGGTGGGATTTGACGTTTTCTGGCAGTTGTACAGCTACTTCAAAAAGTTACGTATGTCGCGCCAGGATATCCGCGATGAATTTAAACAGCAGGAGGGCGATCCGCACGTCAAAGGGCGTATTCGTCAGGCCATGCGCGCGGCGGCTCGCCGCCGCATGATGGCTGACGTCCCGAAGGCGGATGTGATTGTCACCAACCCGACACACTACTCCGTGGCTCTGCAATATAACGACAAGAAGATGAGCGCCCCGAAGGTGGTTGCTAAAGGTGCCGGAGAAGTGGCGCTGAAAATTCGTGAACTGGGCAAGGAACATCGCGTCCCGATTCTTGAGGCACCGCCGTTGGCGCGTGCGCTGTACCGCCATACCGAAATTGGTCAGTTCATTCCCGGCGCGCTGTATGCGGCGGTAGCGGAAGTGCTGGCGTGGGTCTGGCAGCTGCGACGCTGGAAGCGTGAAGGCGGCCTGATACCGAAGAAACCTCATAATCTGTCGGTCCCGGCAGAGATGGACATTCCAGGAGAGAACAGAAACGATGGCTAATCTGGCCGAAAAGCTGCGGTTACCGGGCAATTTTAAAGACACGCAATGGCAGGTACTGGCGGGGCCGGTGCTGATCATGATGATTCTGTCGATGATGGTGCTGCCTTTACCGGCGTTCATCCTTGACCTGCTGTTCACCTTCAATATTGCGTTGTCCATTATGGTGTTGCTGGTGGCGATGTTCACCCAGCGCACGCTGGATTTTGCCGCATTCCCCACCATTCTGCTGTTCTCTACGTTGTTACGCCTGGCGTTGAACGTGGCCTCCACCCGTATCATCCTGCTGGATGGTCACACCGGCGCGGCCGCCGCAGGTCGCGTGGTTGAAGCCTTTGGTCACTTCCTGGTCGGCGGCAACTTCGCCATCGGTATCGTGGTGTTCATCATCCTGGTGATCATCAACTTTATGGTCATCACCAAGGGTGCCGGACGTATCGCCGAAGTCGGGGCGCGTTTTGTGCTCGATGGGATGCCGGGTAAGCAGATGGCGATCGACGCCGACCTCAACGCCGGTCTGATTCGTGAAGATGAAGCGAAGAAGCGTCGCGCAGAAGTGACGCAGGAAGCCGACTTCTACGGCTCAATGGACGGTGCCAGTAAGTTTGTGCGTGGTGATGCCATCGCCGGGATCATGATCATGGTGATTAACGTCATCGGTGGTCTGCTGGTTGGCGTGGTGCAGCATGGTCTGGATCTGGGGCACGCGGCGGAAACCTATACGCTGCTGACCATCGGTGACGGTCTGGTGGCGCAGATCCCGGCGCTGGTCATCTCTACCGCCGCCGGTGTTATTGTCACGCGCGTCAGCACCGATCAGGATGTGGGCGAGCAGATGGTCGGGCAGCTGTTTAACAATCCGCGCGTACTGATGCTGAGTGCCGGAGTTATTGGTCTGCTGGGCCTGGTGCCGGGCATGCCGAACTTTGTCTTTCTGCTGTTTACCGCTGCGTTGCTGGGACTGGCATGGTGGCTGCGTGGACGTCAAATGCAGCCGAAGAAACAGCCAGAAGCGTCCAGCGTGGTGAAAAATCAGGAAACCCCGGCGACAGTGGAAGCCTCCTGGACCGATGTCCAGTTGGAAGATTCGCTCGGGATGGAAGTAGGCTATCGTCTGATCCCGATGGTCGATCACCTGCAAAATGGTGAGCTGCTGGGACGTATTCGTAGTATCCGTAAAAAAGTGGCGCAGGAGGTCGGTTTCCTGCCGCCGGTGGTGCATATTCGCGACAATATGGAACTGCCGCCTGCGCGCTACCGTATTCTGATGAAAGGGGTAGAGATTGGCAGCGGTGATGCCTATCCGGGACGCTGGATGGCGATTAACCCGGGTACCGCAGCAGGCACCTTGCCGGGTGAAGCCACCGTCGATCCGGCCTTTGGTCTGGCTGCGATCTGGATCGACAGCGCGCTGAAAGAACAGGCACAGATTCAGGGCTTCACGGTGGTGGAAGCCAGTACCGTGGTGGCGACACACTTGAATCATCTGATCGGTCAATACGCCAGCGAGCTGTTTGGTCGTCAGGAAGCGCAGCAACTGTTGGATCGTGTCACGCAGGAAATGCCGAAACTGACCGAAGATTTGGTGCCGGGCGTGATCACCCTGACCACGCTGCACAAGGTGTTGCAGAATTTGCTGACCGAACGTGTGTCGATTCGCGATATGCGTACCATTATTGAAACCCTGGCGGAGCATGCGCCGGTGCAGACTGATGCGCAGGAGCTGACCAGCGTGGTGCGGGTGGCGCTGGGCCGTGCGATCACCCAGCAGTGGTTCCCGGGTAACGGCGAAGTGCAGGTGATTGGCCTGGATGCGACGCTGGAACGTCTGCTGTTGCAGGCGTTGCAGGGCGGTGGCGGTCTGGAGCCGGGTCTGGCTGACCGTCTGTTGCATCAGGCGCAGGATGCGCTGCAACGTCAGGAGATGCTGGGAGCACCGCCGGTGCTGCTGGTGAACCATCCGCTACGTGCGTTATTGGCACGCTTCCTGCGTCGCAATCTGCCTCAGCTGGTGGTGCTCTCCAATATGGAGCTGACGGATAATCGTCAGATCCGTATGACCGCCACCATCGGGGGCAAATAAGATGCGCCGCGTGTGGCCGGGATTA is part of the Pantoea phytobeneficialis genome and harbors:
- the nirB gene encoding nitrite reductase large subunit NirB, giving the protein MQQLIVIGNGMAGMRMVETLVQQAPGRYAITVIGREPHGNYNRVLLSPVLGREKTFADTLIHTPEWYEEHGVRLLAGEEVRSVDVAGRQLHTDQRSLHWDKLVFACGSQPRMPTLPGMACPHVLGFRTVRDVERMQAQQGPVVVLGGGLVGVEAAAALRLLGRDVTLLHHRCWLLDRQLDAQAGALLQQHLTARGIDCRLGVSLQRIDAQQVTLTDGSCLAAQQVVIAIGVEPEIALAQAAGVPCQRGIQVDRQLHTAIPDVYALGECCEIDGETFGLIAPCLAQALVLAASLAGQPIDDFHYQENGTRLKVSGIDVFSAGDIRDAPSLTSFDPLSGHYRRLFLRDGVLAGVLLFGDSTLASRLLTRLQRAEPVDLNALFGLDNNKTQPRAVGKVMMSKPILALVGHGMVGHHFLEQLVSRDLHQQYHIVVYGDEPQMAYDRVHLTEYFNGKSADDLSLVSDNFFEQHGIELRCGCEVLAIDTQRRSLRDSHGSELAWDKLVLATGSVPFVPPLPGRDHPRCFVYRTLADLDAIADCARQATRGVVIGGGLLGLEAANALKQLGLETHVVEFAPRLMAVQLDDGGAQMLRGKIAALGVQVHTSKATEAIENQPDGSVQLRFADGSLLATDLVVFSAGIRPRDALARAAGISMGERGGIVIDDGCATSVSDIYAIGECALWQGQIFGLVAPGYQMARVLAGQLAQETTAFNGADMSTKLKLLGVEVASFGDAHGRTPGSQSYQWTDNPKGIYKKLVISDDGKTLLGGVLVGDSSDYASLLQMMLNKMALPEAAESLILPQLAGAPGKALGVAALPDSAQICSCHNVSKGDICAAVQSGCGDMAALKSCTKAATGCGGCSALVKQVMEHQLASQGVEVKKDICEHFAWSRQELYHLIRVGDITTFDQLLAQHGRGHGCEICKPLVGSLLASCWNDYLLKPAHLPLQDTNDRYFANIQKDGTYSVVPRVPGGEITPEGLMAIGAVAAQYRLYTKITGGQRIDLFGARLDQLPAIWEALIAAGFETGHAYGKSLRTVKSCVGSTWCRYGVQDSTAFAIALEHRYKGLRAPHKIKMAVSGCTRECAEAQSKDIGVIATDKGWNLYVCGNGGMKPRHADLFASDLDDATLIRYVDRILMFYVRTADRLQRTSVWMDNMEGGLAYLRQVVIDDSLGLGATLEQEMQWVVDRYQCEWQTTLENPSRRALFTATINSDQPDETLHYAEVRGQRQPLETLTIPSVTLPAEPWSAICEQSAIPASAGMGARLGNQRVALFRFGDTVYALEDIEPGTQASVLSRGILGDVAGEPVVISPLYKQRIRLRDGQSLDNPQHQLRCWPVRLEGGQVWLGNQPLLALAAAS
- a CDS encoding nitrate reductase produces the protein MKTTCPYCGVGCGVEIDAADRSVSGDRQHPANFGRLCVKGSALGETLGQEGRLLWPQVRGQRVSIDRALDVVASELQTIIAQHGPQAVAFYASGQLLTEDYYVANKLMKGFIGAANIDTNSRLCMASAVVGYKRAFGADAVPCCYEDLEQADVVVLVGSNAAWAHPVAWQRLVQAKQQRPEMKLVVIDPRRTASCELADVHLALRPGSDGALFAGLLNWLAIQGGIDQTMLPHLANVDSTLAACADWDLAAVAHTCQLADADILAFWQLFTTQPRVLTLWCMGINQSQTGSDNNNAILNVHLLSGKIGRPGCGPFSLTGQPNAMGGREVGGLANQLAAHMGFSPQEVDRLGRFWHSDRVAHQPGLMAVDLFRAIERGEVKAVWIMGTNPAVSMPEGNRVAEALRRCPLVIVSEVSAVTDTSAFADVLLPAQAWGEKNGTVTNSERRISRQRGFVAPVGEAKPDWWLLAQVAQRLGYGAAFDWQHPHEVFVEHAALSGFENAGSRAFDISALATLSREQYDQLTPVQWPVNAAAPHGSSRLFATRHFYHPDGKARLLPVGIPILSSPTRHYPLLMNTGRIRDQWHTMTRTGNVTRLMQHYDEPFVLLHPHDAAAHGLGQGDLTRVQSTLGWWCGRVMIDHGLTRGQLFIPMHWTRQFSAQANVDGLVAARSCPVSGQPALKQTAVRLQPLRPQWQGWLWQRARCDPQQLDYWSRVPQSGVQRYVLAGQGDPAAWLHQQPGMDELEWQQAHAGQQRHMLGWRDGVLERAFYAAPWLPEIDHAFVAQAFSLPPGSAQQRHALLGGRPEQGESQGRTLCSCFGVGELAIRRAIDQGCQTAAALGAALKCGTNCGSCIPELKQLIAAHTVAQ
- the cobA gene encoding uroporphyrinogen-III C-methyltransferase; this encodes MTQAIETLDKLFNPQGATGQDGVVWLVGAGPGDVELLTLKALRLIKVADVVVYDRLVSDEVMAEVPAGTLAIDVGKKPGSHGLKQGQINQLLVDLARSGRNVVRLKGGDPFIFGRGGEEMAFLQQAGIACQVIPGITAAAGCAAASGIPLTHRDCAQSLRLITGHGKSGEPCLEDKSLAAANQTLVFYMGLKWSSSISSQLMAQGRDAATPVAIIENGTRADQRVLITTLTQLSETVAREQPQSPALLLVGEVVRFYQEASIRATETHISP
- the flhB gene encoding flagellar biosynthesis protein FlhB, with the protein product MADESSDEDKTESPTAHRLEKARQDGQIPRSRELTSLLMMLSGIMILWLGGTSIARRLASMVATGFRFDHGMVTDDKVIVAHISSLIGQAVLAVLPLMAGLVLVAIAAPMLLGGIVISGKSLSPDFTKLNPLSGLKRMVSGQTWAELLKAILKAVLVGTVAGWYIWSHWPEMLRLISESPMNALEHGMNMIAICCALVMLGLIPMVGFDVFWQLYSYFKKLRMSRQDIRDEFKQQEGDPHVKGRIRQAMRAAARRRMMADVPKADVIVTNPTHYSVALQYNDKKMSAPKVVAKGAGEVALKIRELGKEHRVPILEAPPLARALYRHTEIGQFIPGALYAAVAEVLAWVWQLRRWKREGGLIPKKPHNLSVPAEMDIPGENRNDG
- the flhA gene encoding flagellar biosynthesis protein FlhA, translated to MANLAEKLRLPGNFKDTQWQVLAGPVLIMMILSMMVLPLPAFILDLLFTFNIALSIMVLLVAMFTQRTLDFAAFPTILLFSTLLRLALNVASTRIILLDGHTGAAAAGRVVEAFGHFLVGGNFAIGIVVFIILVIINFMVITKGAGRIAEVGARFVLDGMPGKQMAIDADLNAGLIREDEAKKRRAEVTQEADFYGSMDGASKFVRGDAIAGIMIMVINVIGGLLVGVVQHGLDLGHAAETYTLLTIGDGLVAQIPALVISTAAGVIVTRVSTDQDVGEQMVGQLFNNPRVLMLSAGVIGLLGLVPGMPNFVFLLFTAALLGLAWWLRGRQMQPKKQPEASSVVKNQETPATVEASWTDVQLEDSLGMEVGYRLIPMVDHLQNGELLGRIRSIRKKVAQEVGFLPPVVHIRDNMELPPARYRILMKGVEIGSGDAYPGRWMAINPGTAAGTLPGEATVDPAFGLAAIWIDSALKEQAQIQGFTVVEASTVVATHLNHLIGQYASELFGRQEAQQLLDRVTQEMPKLTEDLVPGVITLTTLHKVLQNLLTERVSIRDMRTIIETLAEHAPVQTDAQELTSVVRVALGRAITQQWFPGNGEVQVIGLDATLERLLLQALQGGGGLEPGLADRLLHQAQDALQRQEMLGAPPVLLVNHPLRALLARFLRRNLPQLVVLSNMELTDNRQIRMTATIGGK